One genomic window of Branchiostoma lanceolatum isolate klBraLanc5 chromosome 5, klBraLanc5.hap2, whole genome shotgun sequence includes the following:
- the LOC136435297 gene encoding protein NEDD1-like isoform X2, whose product MADAPWLVSVGGDAKVWEVPGMALMSEFNPHQQDISSACWSHNNQYMATASTAGDKVVLTSIKRGAAHNIAEYAVGESQTCVAFHSTSRYLLTGGKDGTIHIFDIKTKKVKKQYKGHSDAITCVTFNWNDTYIASGSVNGNIVLHNVTTNQASSPLSLPKMEAIRDIQYSYFKRSLLGSVSDSGTVVLWDTNTRRPLHSFKDAHHAPATALTFSPVNDMLMATVGLDKKICCYDVQGKSIVRTMTAESPLTAVDLMYDGATLVVGSTRGKVYLYDLRAGTTPQKVTQAHKTSVKRLKFKFQIAQKAEGRSASQSSTKKSVQKSTSHPNIRSGSARARAEARPPKGIPQSASTGSISEQDKQAVRVPSKDNLLQNEEIFSPIRDGSSATGDASNQPRPQLEGKADIKADPGNNGMGVFSPLGDNMTTPVAGVRRHPIGSVDTPEGASFLSRPMAGGESSESEPDARFSAPKPSFVSQIPTLPSNLTTSTSSDSEPAPGMRPAASGALSSRRPTSPGEAKIAERGHVSRRGNMEVLKTGHRGVPITNPAMQAVQHVVQPIPQPSIPPSLANSPSDPDLKGAAAPPLPPASTPAPGLGITTLPGSPARRVGSPAPGSPDVRAKVGLLGGASSSMTSVQSPESEDEVGDRVKRRVDVSAAHYGLQPFQIEFIKNLVEDAMDECRLAMHTDIVNLQVEMLRQFQIQKSEVNTLLQRYSVNESLVSEIERLREENRRLKTYH is encoded by the exons ACCCACATCAACAGGACATATCATCTGCCTGCTGGAGCCACAACA ACCAGTACATGGCCACGGCATCTACAGCAGGAGACAAGGTCGTACTGACCTCTATCAAGAGGGGCGCAGCCCACAACATCGCGGAGTACGCTGTCGGG GAGAGCCAGACGTGCGTTGCCTTCCACTCCACCTCCCGTTACCTGCTGACCGGTGGGAAGGACGGAACGATCCATATCTTTGACATCAAGACAAAGAAAGTCAAGAAGCAATACAAG GGTCACAGTGATGCCATAACCTGTGTCACGTTCAACTGGAACGACACGTACATCGCGTCTGGCTCTGTCAACGGTAACATTGTACTGCACAACGTCACCACTAACCAGGCCAGCAGTCCCCTCAGTCTGCCTAAGATGGAG GCCATACGAGACATCCAATACTCGTATTTCAAGCGTTCACTACTAGGTTCTGTGTCGGACAGTGGGACTGTCGTGCTGTGGGACACCAACACGAGAAGACCCCTCCACTCCTTCAAGGACGCGCACCACGCCCCTGCCACGGCGCTGACCTTCTCGCCCGTGAACGACATGCTGATGGCGACCGTGGGGCTGGACAAGAAGATCTGCTGCTATGATGTACAGGGCAAAAG TATTGTGAGAACGATGACAGCAGAGTCGCCGCTAACGGCGGTAGACCTGATGTACGACGGCGCGACGCTGGTGGTGGGATCCACGCGAGGAAAGGTCTATCTGTACGACCTACGAGCCGGCACCACGCCGCAGAAAGTCACTCAAGCACACAAGACCTCAGTCAAGCGCCTCAAGTTCAAGTTTCAGATTGCACAGAAG GCTGAAGGGAGAAGTGCTTCCCAGTCGTCCACTAAGAAATCTGTGCAGAAGTCCACGTCCCACCCCAACATCAGGTCTGGCAGTGCTCGGGCCAGGGCAGAGGCACGGCCTCCCAAAG GCATCCCCCAGAGTGCTAGCACGGGCAGCATTTCTGAGCAGGACAAGCAGGCAGTGCGTGTTCCCTCCAAGGACAACTTACTACAGAATGAGGAAATTTTCTCCCCCATCAGAGATG GATCGTCTGCGACTGGAGATGCTTCCAACCAGCCACGCCCTCAACTGGAGGGGAAAGCCGATATAAAGGCAGATCCTGGCAATAATG GAATGGGAGTTTTCTCTCCTCTTGGGGACAATATGACAACACCAGTAGCCGGAGTAAGAAGACATCCCATTGGTTCAGTGGACACCCCCGAGGGAGCCTCCTTCCTTTCCCGGCCAATGGCAGGTGGCGAGAGTAGTGAGTCTGAGCCAGATGCAAGGTTTTCAGCACCAAAGCCATCATTTGTGTCACAAATCCCAACTCTG CCGTCCAACCTGACCACATCTACCAGCAGTGACAGTGAGCCTGCCCCGGGAATGAGACCAGCAGCATCGGGTGCTCTCAGTTCCAGGAGACCGACCAGCCCAGGAGAGGCCAAAATTGCAGAGAGGG GCCATGTCAGTAGAAGAGGAAACATGGAAGTCTTGAAAACAGGTCACAGAG GAGTGCCCATCACCAACCCGGCCATGCAGGCAGTCCAGCACGTCGTTCAGCCCATCCCCCAGCCCTCCATCCCCCCCAGCCTGGCAAACTCTCCGTCTGACCCTGACCTGAAGGGAGCGgctgcaccacccctccccccggcCAGCACACCTGCCCCGGGGCTGGGCATCACCACCCTGCCGGGCTCTCCCGCCAGGAGGGTGGGGTCTCCTGCACCAGGATCACCAG ATGTGCGAGCTAAGGTGGGTCTGCTGGGCGGAGCGTCCTCCAGCATGACGTCTGTACAGAGTCCTGAGTCCGAGGATGAAGTGGGAGACAGAGTCAAGAGAAGGGTGGACGTCTCAGCTGCACACTACGGCTTACAGCCATTCCAGATCGAGTTTATCAAGAACCTGGTGGAAGATGCCATGGATGAGTGCAG ACTTGCTATGCACACAGACATTGTCAACCTGCAAGTTGAGATGCTGAGGCAATTCCAGATCCAAAAG AGTGAGGTGAACACCCTGTTGCAGAGGTACTCCGTCAACGAATCCCTGGTTTCTGAGATTGAGAGATTACGGGAAGAGAACCGCAGACTGAAGACATACCATTAG
- the LOC136435297 gene encoding protein NEDD1-like isoform X3 has protein sequence MADAPWLVSVGGDAKVWEVPGMALMSEFNPHQQDISSACWSHNNQYMATASTAGDKVVLTSIKRGAAHNIAEYAVGESQTCVAFHSTSRYLLTGGKDGTIHIFDIKTKKVKKQYKGHSDAITCVTFNWNDTYIASGSVNGNIVLHNVTTNQASSPLSLPKMEAIRDIQYSYFKRSLLGSVSDSGTVVLWDTNTRRPLHSFKDAHHAPATALTFSPVNDMLMATVGLDKKICCYDVQGKSIVRTMTAESPLTAVDLMYDGATLVVGSTRGKVYLYDLRAGTTPQKVTQAHKTSVKRLKFKFQIAQKAEGRSASQSSTKKSVQKSTSHPNIRSGSARARAEARPPKGIPQSASTGSISEQDKQAVRVPSKDNLLQNEEIFSPIRDGSSATGDASNQPRPQLEGKADIKADPGNNGMGVFSPLGDNMTTPVAGVRRHPIGSVDTPEGASFLSRPMAGGESSESEPDARFSAPKPSFVSQIPTLGRRFMPWKWRKRPSNLTTSTSSDSEPAPGMRPAASGALSSRRPTSPGEAKIAERGVPITNPAMQAVQHVVQPIPQPSIPPSLANSPSDPDLKGAAAPPLPPASTPAPGLGITTLPGSPARRVGSPAPGSPDVRAKVGLLGGASSSMTSVQSPESEDEVGDRVKRRVDVSAAHYGLQPFQIEFIKNLVEDAMDECRLAMHTDIVNLQVEMLRQFQIQKSEVNTLLQRYSVNESLVSEIERLREENRRLKTYH, from the exons ACCCACATCAACAGGACATATCATCTGCCTGCTGGAGCCACAACA ACCAGTACATGGCCACGGCATCTACAGCAGGAGACAAGGTCGTACTGACCTCTATCAAGAGGGGCGCAGCCCACAACATCGCGGAGTACGCTGTCGGG GAGAGCCAGACGTGCGTTGCCTTCCACTCCACCTCCCGTTACCTGCTGACCGGTGGGAAGGACGGAACGATCCATATCTTTGACATCAAGACAAAGAAAGTCAAGAAGCAATACAAG GGTCACAGTGATGCCATAACCTGTGTCACGTTCAACTGGAACGACACGTACATCGCGTCTGGCTCTGTCAACGGTAACATTGTACTGCACAACGTCACCACTAACCAGGCCAGCAGTCCCCTCAGTCTGCCTAAGATGGAG GCCATACGAGACATCCAATACTCGTATTTCAAGCGTTCACTACTAGGTTCTGTGTCGGACAGTGGGACTGTCGTGCTGTGGGACACCAACACGAGAAGACCCCTCCACTCCTTCAAGGACGCGCACCACGCCCCTGCCACGGCGCTGACCTTCTCGCCCGTGAACGACATGCTGATGGCGACCGTGGGGCTGGACAAGAAGATCTGCTGCTATGATGTACAGGGCAAAAG TATTGTGAGAACGATGACAGCAGAGTCGCCGCTAACGGCGGTAGACCTGATGTACGACGGCGCGACGCTGGTGGTGGGATCCACGCGAGGAAAGGTCTATCTGTACGACCTACGAGCCGGCACCACGCCGCAGAAAGTCACTCAAGCACACAAGACCTCAGTCAAGCGCCTCAAGTTCAAGTTTCAGATTGCACAGAAG GCTGAAGGGAGAAGTGCTTCCCAGTCGTCCACTAAGAAATCTGTGCAGAAGTCCACGTCCCACCCCAACATCAGGTCTGGCAGTGCTCGGGCCAGGGCAGAGGCACGGCCTCCCAAAG GCATCCCCCAGAGTGCTAGCACGGGCAGCATTTCTGAGCAGGACAAGCAGGCAGTGCGTGTTCCCTCCAAGGACAACTTACTACAGAATGAGGAAATTTTCTCCCCCATCAGAGATG GATCGTCTGCGACTGGAGATGCTTCCAACCAGCCACGCCCTCAACTGGAGGGGAAAGCCGATATAAAGGCAGATCCTGGCAATAATG GAATGGGAGTTTTCTCTCCTCTTGGGGACAATATGACAACACCAGTAGCCGGAGTAAGAAGACATCCCATTGGTTCAGTGGACACCCCCGAGGGAGCCTCCTTCCTTTCCCGGCCAATGGCAGGTGGCGAGAGTAGTGAGTCTGAGCCAGATGCAAGGTTTTCAGCACCAAAGCCATCATTTGTGTCACAAATCCCAACTCTG GGGAGAAGGTTCATGCCATGGAAGTGGAGGAAGCGA CCGTCCAACCTGACCACATCTACCAGCAGTGACAGTGAGCCTGCCCCGGGAATGAGACCAGCAGCATCGGGTGCTCTCAGTTCCAGGAGACCGACCAGCCCAGGAGAGGCCAAAATTGCAGAGAGGG GAGTGCCCATCACCAACCCGGCCATGCAGGCAGTCCAGCACGTCGTTCAGCCCATCCCCCAGCCCTCCATCCCCCCCAGCCTGGCAAACTCTCCGTCTGACCCTGACCTGAAGGGAGCGgctgcaccacccctccccccggcCAGCACACCTGCCCCGGGGCTGGGCATCACCACCCTGCCGGGCTCTCCCGCCAGGAGGGTGGGGTCTCCTGCACCAGGATCACCAG ATGTGCGAGCTAAGGTGGGTCTGCTGGGCGGAGCGTCCTCCAGCATGACGTCTGTACAGAGTCCTGAGTCCGAGGATGAAGTGGGAGACAGAGTCAAGAGAAGGGTGGACGTCTCAGCTGCACACTACGGCTTACAGCCATTCCAGATCGAGTTTATCAAGAACCTGGTGGAAGATGCCATGGATGAGTGCAG ACTTGCTATGCACACAGACATTGTCAACCTGCAAGTTGAGATGCTGAGGCAATTCCAGATCCAAAAG AGTGAGGTGAACACCCTGTTGCAGAGGTACTCCGTCAACGAATCCCTGGTTTCTGAGATTGAGAGATTACGGGAAGAGAACCGCAGACTGAAGACATACCATTAG
- the LOC136435297 gene encoding protein NEDD1-like isoform X1 encodes MADAPWLVSVGGDAKVWEVPGMALMSEFNPHQQDISSACWSHNNQYMATASTAGDKVVLTSIKRGAAHNIAEYAVGESQTCVAFHSTSRYLLTGGKDGTIHIFDIKTKKVKKQYKGHSDAITCVTFNWNDTYIASGSVNGNIVLHNVTTNQASSPLSLPKMEAIRDIQYSYFKRSLLGSVSDSGTVVLWDTNTRRPLHSFKDAHHAPATALTFSPVNDMLMATVGLDKKICCYDVQGKSIVRTMTAESPLTAVDLMYDGATLVVGSTRGKVYLYDLRAGTTPQKVTQAHKTSVKRLKFKFQIAQKAEGRSASQSSTKKSVQKSTSHPNIRSGSARARAEARPPKGIPQSASTGSISEQDKQAVRVPSKDNLLQNEEIFSPIRDGSSATGDASNQPRPQLEGKADIKADPGNNGMGVFSPLGDNMTTPVAGVRRHPIGSVDTPEGASFLSRPMAGGESSESEPDARFSAPKPSFVSQIPTLGRRFMPWKWRKRPSNLTTSTSSDSEPAPGMRPAASGALSSRRPTSPGEAKIAERGHVSRRGNMEVLKTGHRGVPITNPAMQAVQHVVQPIPQPSIPPSLANSPSDPDLKGAAAPPLPPASTPAPGLGITTLPGSPARRVGSPAPGSPDVRAKVGLLGGASSSMTSVQSPESEDEVGDRVKRRVDVSAAHYGLQPFQIEFIKNLVEDAMDECRLAMHTDIVNLQVEMLRQFQIQKSEVNTLLQRYSVNESLVSEIERLREENRRLKTYH; translated from the exons ACCCACATCAACAGGACATATCATCTGCCTGCTGGAGCCACAACA ACCAGTACATGGCCACGGCATCTACAGCAGGAGACAAGGTCGTACTGACCTCTATCAAGAGGGGCGCAGCCCACAACATCGCGGAGTACGCTGTCGGG GAGAGCCAGACGTGCGTTGCCTTCCACTCCACCTCCCGTTACCTGCTGACCGGTGGGAAGGACGGAACGATCCATATCTTTGACATCAAGACAAAGAAAGTCAAGAAGCAATACAAG GGTCACAGTGATGCCATAACCTGTGTCACGTTCAACTGGAACGACACGTACATCGCGTCTGGCTCTGTCAACGGTAACATTGTACTGCACAACGTCACCACTAACCAGGCCAGCAGTCCCCTCAGTCTGCCTAAGATGGAG GCCATACGAGACATCCAATACTCGTATTTCAAGCGTTCACTACTAGGTTCTGTGTCGGACAGTGGGACTGTCGTGCTGTGGGACACCAACACGAGAAGACCCCTCCACTCCTTCAAGGACGCGCACCACGCCCCTGCCACGGCGCTGACCTTCTCGCCCGTGAACGACATGCTGATGGCGACCGTGGGGCTGGACAAGAAGATCTGCTGCTATGATGTACAGGGCAAAAG TATTGTGAGAACGATGACAGCAGAGTCGCCGCTAACGGCGGTAGACCTGATGTACGACGGCGCGACGCTGGTGGTGGGATCCACGCGAGGAAAGGTCTATCTGTACGACCTACGAGCCGGCACCACGCCGCAGAAAGTCACTCAAGCACACAAGACCTCAGTCAAGCGCCTCAAGTTCAAGTTTCAGATTGCACAGAAG GCTGAAGGGAGAAGTGCTTCCCAGTCGTCCACTAAGAAATCTGTGCAGAAGTCCACGTCCCACCCCAACATCAGGTCTGGCAGTGCTCGGGCCAGGGCAGAGGCACGGCCTCCCAAAG GCATCCCCCAGAGTGCTAGCACGGGCAGCATTTCTGAGCAGGACAAGCAGGCAGTGCGTGTTCCCTCCAAGGACAACTTACTACAGAATGAGGAAATTTTCTCCCCCATCAGAGATG GATCGTCTGCGACTGGAGATGCTTCCAACCAGCCACGCCCTCAACTGGAGGGGAAAGCCGATATAAAGGCAGATCCTGGCAATAATG GAATGGGAGTTTTCTCTCCTCTTGGGGACAATATGACAACACCAGTAGCCGGAGTAAGAAGACATCCCATTGGTTCAGTGGACACCCCCGAGGGAGCCTCCTTCCTTTCCCGGCCAATGGCAGGTGGCGAGAGTAGTGAGTCTGAGCCAGATGCAAGGTTTTCAGCACCAAAGCCATCATTTGTGTCACAAATCCCAACTCTG GGGAGAAGGTTCATGCCATGGAAGTGGAGGAAGCGA CCGTCCAACCTGACCACATCTACCAGCAGTGACAGTGAGCCTGCCCCGGGAATGAGACCAGCAGCATCGGGTGCTCTCAGTTCCAGGAGACCGACCAGCCCAGGAGAGGCCAAAATTGCAGAGAGGG GCCATGTCAGTAGAAGAGGAAACATGGAAGTCTTGAAAACAGGTCACAGAG GAGTGCCCATCACCAACCCGGCCATGCAGGCAGTCCAGCACGTCGTTCAGCCCATCCCCCAGCCCTCCATCCCCCCCAGCCTGGCAAACTCTCCGTCTGACCCTGACCTGAAGGGAGCGgctgcaccacccctccccccggcCAGCACACCTGCCCCGGGGCTGGGCATCACCACCCTGCCGGGCTCTCCCGCCAGGAGGGTGGGGTCTCCTGCACCAGGATCACCAG ATGTGCGAGCTAAGGTGGGTCTGCTGGGCGGAGCGTCCTCCAGCATGACGTCTGTACAGAGTCCTGAGTCCGAGGATGAAGTGGGAGACAGAGTCAAGAGAAGGGTGGACGTCTCAGCTGCACACTACGGCTTACAGCCATTCCAGATCGAGTTTATCAAGAACCTGGTGGAAGATGCCATGGATGAGTGCAG ACTTGCTATGCACACAGACATTGTCAACCTGCAAGTTGAGATGCTGAGGCAATTCCAGATCCAAAAG AGTGAGGTGAACACCCTGTTGCAGAGGTACTCCGTCAACGAATCCCTGGTTTCTGAGATTGAGAGATTACGGGAAGAGAACCGCAGACTGAAGACATACCATTAG